The Pimelobacter simplex genomic sequence TTCACGGCAGCGTGAACGCGACCTTGCGGGCCGCGAGGTCGGCGGTGGTGAGCGTGACCCGGACGTCCTCGCCCAGCGGCAGCGGGGATCCGCCGGCCGAGGTGACCGGTGCCTCCACACCGATCTCGGCGAGCACCACGACGCCGGTGTCGGGGTCGTCCTCGCGCACGCTGGTCACCACGGCGTCGAAGCTCTCGCCGACCCGGTCGGCGAGCACGGCGGCCTCGACCAGGTCGAGCACCGCGCGCTCGTAGGAGCCCGCCCGGCGGGCGGAGTCCTGGAGCGTCTTGGGCAGGCCGGGCAGGGCTTCGAGCACCCAGGCGGGCACGGCGGTGCCGGCGCAGATCGCGAGGCAGACCTCGCCGGCGTACCGGTCGCCGAGGCGGCGCAGGGGCGCGGTGACGTGGGCGTACTCGGCGGCGATCGCGGAGTGGCGGGTCTGCTCGGGGAGCTCGCCGTCGAAGACGGCGTACCCGCTGCCGCGCAGGAGGCGCGTGCACGCCACGACCATCGCCTGGTGCTGGGAGACCGCCGGGTCGAGCGAGCGCACGAAGCCCGGGTAGTCGAGGTCCTGGGGCCAGGTGATCCGCAGACCCTTGGCGACCCGGCGCAGGCGGGCGACGTCGCGCGGATCGGGCGGCGGGAGCGTGCGCAGGATGCCGACCTTGGCGTCGATCATCAGGCCGGCCGCGGCCATCCCGGTGAGCAGCGAGATCTGGGCGTTCCACTGCTCGACCGGGAGCTGCTCGCGGAACACCAGCCGCAGGGCTCCGTCGGCCTCGTCGATCTCCTGCTCGGGCAGCGGCAGCGAGATGCCGCCGCGCTCGGTCTCCTGCTTCAGGCGCAGCTCGCCGACCTCGCGGAGCAGGGTGAGCACCTCACCCGCGGTGCCGTCGGCGAGGGCCCGGTCCGCCTCGACGTAGGACCAGCGCGCCGTCGAGCGCACCCGGGCCCGCTCGACGCGGACCTCGCCCAGCGTGCCGGCGGCGTCGAGGTCGAGCGACCACAGCAGTGCCGGGCGGACCTGGTCGGGCAGCAGCGACGCCGCGCCCTCGGAGAGCTCGGCGGGGTGGAGCGGGATGCGGGTGCCGGCGCCGTAGAGCGTCTCGCCGCGGCGGTGGGCCTCGACGTCGACCGGGTCGCCCGCGCGGACGAACGCGGCGACGTCGGCGATCGCGTATTGCACCCGGAAGCCGCCGCCGTCCGCGGCGCGCTCGATGTGCAGCGCCTGGTCGAGATCCATCGAGCCCGCCGGGTCGATGGTGATGAACGGCAGGTCGGTGCGGTCGAGCTCGGGCGGGACGGCGCTCGCGGCGGCCCGCTCGGCCGCGGCGGTGACCTCGGCCGGGAACTCCCCGGGCAGGTCCAGCTCCTTGGCGATCGCCTCGAGCCCCTGCTGGAGCTCCGGCGAGCCTGCCTTGACCCGGACCACGACGTTGCTCGGCATGCTGGTGACCCTATCCTTGCGGCCGTGCTGATCCTGCTGCCGCCGAGTGAG encodes the following:
- a CDS encoding RNB domain-containing ribonuclease produces the protein MPSNVVVRVKAGSPELQQGLEAIAKELDLPGEFPAEVTAAAERAAASAVPPELDRTDLPFITIDPAGSMDLDQALHIERAADGGGFRVQYAIADVAAFVRAGDPVDVEAHRRGETLYGAGTRIPLHPAELSEGAASLLPDQVRPALLWSLDLDAAGTLGEVRVERARVRSTARWSYVEADRALADGTAGEVLTLLREVGELRLKQETERGGISLPLPEQEIDEADGALRLVFREQLPVEQWNAQISLLTGMAAAGLMIDAKVGILRTLPPPDPRDVARLRRVAKGLRITWPQDLDYPGFVRSLDPAVSQHQAMVVACTRLLRGSGYAVFDGELPEQTRHSAIAAEYAHVTAPLRRLGDRYAGEVCLAICAGTAVPAWVLEALPGLPKTLQDSARRAGSYERAVLDLVEAAVLADRVGESFDAVVTSVREDDPDTGVVVLAEIGVEAPVTSAGGSPLPLGEDVRVTLTTADLAARKVAFTLP